The genomic region AAAGAAACGTACGACACTAGGTGAAAATGCCTTTTCCATAAAGTCATTATCACCAGTAAAGAGCTCTTCTGGTAAAATAGAATTACCAGTAGATTTAGACATCTTTTTACCGTTAAGTGTTAACATATTAGCATGCAGCCAGTAGTTAACTGGACTGTGACCATGCGCTGCCTCACCTTGTGCAATCTCACACTCGTGATGTGGGAATTTTAAATCCATTCCGCCACCATGTATGTCAAAAGTCTCTCCTAGATATTTTGAACTCATTACAGTACACTCTAGATGCCATCCTGGAAAACCGTCGCCCCATGGACTAGGCCATCGCATGATGTGTGCTGGACTTGCTTTTTTCCACAATGCAAAATCCTGTGGATTATCTTTTTCACTCTGCGCATCTAGCGCTCGAGTATTAGCAATCATATCTTCTAACTTACGGCCACTTAATTTACCATATTCATGGTCTTCATTAAATTTAAGAACATTGAAATAGATGGATCCATTACGTTCATAAGCATATCCGTTATCAATAATTGTTTTGATAATTTCTATTTGTTCAACGATATGACCAGTTGCTGTAGGTTCAATATTAGGCGGTAGATTGTTGAATTTATTTAAAACGTTATGAAAATCTAGCGTGTATTGCTGTACGATTTCCATAGGTTCTAGTTTTTCTACACGAGCCTTTTTTGATATTTTATCTTCACCTTCATCAGCATCATCAGTTAGGTGACCAGCATCAGTAATATTACGTACATAACGTACTTTATAACCTAGATGCTGTAAATAACGATAAATCATGTCAAAAGAAATGAACGTACGACAGTTTCCTAAATGTACATTGCTATATACTGTAGGACCGCAGACATACATACCTACTAGACCTTCGTTTATAGATTTAAAAATTTCTTTTTCTCCCGTAAGAGAGTTGTACAATTGGAGCTTTTGATCTTGATATCGCACCATGATTTATATATTATTTGAAGTAGTTGTAGGTAGTTTGGTCTTTAAAAATACGCTTTCGCGAAAGCACATAAAGAAAAGATGAATGCCTAATTCATCATATTAGGTAAAACTATCTACAGACTTGTGATTCTATACTAATTAAAATTTTGTTTCCATTTTAATGTAATCGAGAAATTCTCGACGTACAATAGGATCTTTAAACGCACCGCCAAATTCACCGGTCACCGTACTGCTTTCTATATCGCGTATACCACGACTATTAACACATAGGTGTTTTGCATCGATAACGCAGGCTACATCTTCTGTATTCATGACTTGTTGCAGTTCACGTACAATCTGTATGTTTAATCGTTCTTGAACCTGTGGACGTTTTGCATAATAATCTACTATACGGTTCATTTTAGAAAGTCCAACGACAGATCCGTTTGAGATATAAGCGACGTGTGCTCTACCTACAATAGGAAGTAAGTGGTGCTCACATGTTGAGTAAAGAACAATGTTCTTTTCTACCAGCATCTCGCCGTATTTATACTTGTTGTCAAAGGTTGATGCACTAGGTTTTGCATCTGGACGTAAACCGCCAAAAATTTCTTTTACAAACATTTTTGCAAC from Nonlabens arenilitoris harbors:
- the cysS gene encoding cysteine--tRNA ligase, with amino-acid sequence MVRYQDQKLQLYNSLTGEKEIFKSINEGLVGMYVCGPTVYSNVHLGNCRTFISFDMIYRYLQHLGYKVRYVRNITDAGHLTDDADEGEDKISKKARVEKLEPMEIVQQYTLDFHNVLNKFNNLPPNIEPTATGHIVEQIEIIKTIIDNGYAYERNGSIYFNVLKFNEDHEYGKLSGRKLEDMIANTRALDAQSEKDNPQDFALWKKASPAHIMRWPSPWGDGFPGWHLECTVMSSKYLGETFDIHGGGMDLKFPHHECEIAQGEAAHGHSPVNYWLHANMLTLNGKKMSKSTGNSILPEELFTGDNDFMEKAFSPSVVRFFMMQAHYRSVLDFSNDAILAAEKGFNRLSEAIKTIADLTSSKEGSIDVPAWVERCYAAMNDDFNSPILIAELFEGAKMIHAVKEGKQTATAADIELIKETFNAFFYDVLGLETSSKTGSTDSKHLDGAMQLIIDLRTQARANKDWATSDQIRDQLVAAGIQLKDGADGTTYTVK
- the folE gene encoding GTP cyclohydrolase I FolE; this encodes MKIEDLINNVDDHDHLSSNEQTPLRPDAFEKSDAEKIELIKKDVHNILETLGMDMTDDSLKGTPNRVAKMFVKEIFGGLRPDAKPSASTFDNKYKYGEMLVEKNIVLYSTCEHHLLPIVGRAHVAYISNGSVVGLSKMNRIVDYYAKRPQVQERLNIQIVRELQQVMNTEDVACVIDAKHLCVNSRGIRDIESSTVTGEFGGAFKDPIVRREFLDYIKMETKF